tttttttttaattgttccACCAATTCAAATCGTATTGAATAGTCTGACTGATTTGAATTCGTATTAAATAGGAACCCATTTTTAAGACAACGTTtcctattaaatattttttcatacgTAGAATTTGAATTCGAAACCTCTTACTTGAAGAAGAAGCCTTGAAACCACATCCTTGGTAATCATTGTGATAGATTGGCCACAAATGTTCTGCATAATATgaggttttaatattttccacTTGCATTTCGTTAACCATTAATCTTTACCTCATtcgtttttaatttaatataaaccTGCTGGCTgctatttatattaaattaattaataaatgtaTAACATGTGTCATTTATATATAgcttaattataattaattactgtATATTTGGATTTTAGTTGATTATTTAACTACGATTACTTAATACAAATTATAGAAGAAGATCTCTTATTAATTTGATATGCAATTTCTAAAAGGATTAAGGGAAGAAACATAAACACAATTGTCTAATGTATGGTTAGAGAATTTTAGGTTAATATTTAGTGTTCTGAGAAATAATTTTATCTAACTTAAGTTAAGGTAtacacatttaatttttttttttgctattaaTAGTAACGCAACCTAATTTTACCttgatattaaatattattcaatgTCTAATACCTTTCtcaaagtattaaatttaatctATTCAAAGGgttctattatttattaatgtagTGGATAATGTTGTGTGATAGAGGAAGTAATTAATTCTATctcaattttattaaaaaagcacaattatttttagaaatatggATAACTAACCTAAACGGAAATCgtatgatttgatataaatatcgggtatgaattattagtttcttGTTAGTGGCAAAATACAAGGTTGTGGTCAACTAAAATACCAGCCATCCAATGACAGTGCCACGTGTAACAAACCCAATCTCCCAATCGCCATAACCTAGAAAGCCGGCCATGAAAAAAGCTCAAAGCTGGGATCGCCACTCTATTATCCATATACATTCATCTATTCTCATATTCTTGTTGCACATTTACAAAATGTTTTGTTTCTTTACATTCCTTGGTTTAATCAATCTTTGTTAATTTTTCCAGATCTTGTACCATTTGGGTAATCTCAAATCTTGATAAAGTTTAAATCTTGGCATGTGCGTGACTTTGcttctttctcaatttcaaagaaggGTCTGTCATACTCATTTTCTGCCTAAAAATGTGGGTTCTTGTGGTGTTTCTGACCTGGGATCAAGAAACAGTCACACAGCTGTCCAtgtgaagaaagaaaatttaataattaaaccATGAAAGCAAATGCACACTATTAAGGGATCTATTGATGGAGTGAATGAAAGAAATGATGGCTCCAGGCACCAATATGTCACCCTGTAATGGGGAAATTGAAAATGGGTTCTGTAAGGGAAATATGTCAGCAATTGAAGAAAATCAGGAAGTGTCTGATGGTTTGAGTCAGCCAAATGCAGGGAAGCCACCAAGAAACCATCCAGGGATGAGGCATTGTATCAGCCAAGCAAGCTTGGGAGCTACTTCTGCATTGGTGAGAGGATCCCAATTTGgaaatttcctttttttacaTGATAGTTTGGCCTTATGCTTGCAGAAACTCAAGTTGTTTAATTATGTAGAAAAGACCAAGTCTTTTGATTGCAAAATAGtatgtgtgatgtatgttatgTACTGAAGTTATATACTTTAGAAGGATTCTGTATCAATTGCTTGAGGGGTGATCTGTGAGGCTTGATTAGTACATTCCTATTGTGGAAATGAACTATTTGAAAAGCAAAAAGAGGAAAATTGGATCGGATATGCGCGGTGGTTCCTGTTGATTGTTTACTAGTGGCAATCCTAATTACTTGCTAATTAACAACAGTGCCTGCTTTAAAATCCTTGTTCTGGTGTATTGTTAGCAGTGAAAAGTAGATCCCAGTGCAGACATTGTTCTTCATTTCGATATTGAATAGCTTGATTTGCTCTAGTAAACCGTTAAAAGATTTTCTAATATCTTCCGACTGTTTCCAgcttttatgattttaatacCATGATGATTATGCCAACACTGGCTTTGTAGGTCCATCATGATTTATAAGCTGTTGATGAACTTCCATTTATTGCATTACTCAATTGCGTTTCATATATAAATTTGTGCACGATAACTGTTTCACAAGCATATACAATTGTAGGTTGTTAGCTGGAGAGGCTTTTTATCTGTCAGTGTGTGTTTATTCTGCTTGCGAATTGAAAGTTGTATTTGTCTTATAAATCTGTAGGAACCAAATACAGTAATGCTTGGTCTCAAATCACCATCAAGTGACAATTGTGCATATGTCCCCATCTTTCGCTCAGGAAGCTACTCTGAGATGGGACCCAAACAGTACATGGAAGATGAACATATCCGTATTGATAATCTCCGGGAACAAGTTGATGAATCCAAAGGTCTTCTTTCACAAGGAGCATATTATGGTGTATGTAATTTCTTATTTGATTCAAACTATCAGTTTTTGAGGAGGGGCAGAAGTACTGCATACATTTGTTGAAAATTACATTATGTATGTGAAGGCAAAACAAGCTTTTTGGCTGATACAACCTGATGTCACCGGTGCTCTTTGAATGTCTTGTATTGAATTCTAGTACTAGtcataaaatttaaacattCAGTATTTAAATTAGAAAGCTGAAAACTGAGCACtagtataatttttaataagCCACATTATTTTGATTTCAATGATTGTTATCTAGTTATTGGTAGTTGTATGATATCAACTAGAATGCGCACTTGAATAGTCAATTCCTTGGGTTTTGATGATATTACTTGTCTGATTGTTGTTTTTGTACTCCCAGGTGTTTGATGGGCACGGTGGCACTGATGCTGCATCATTCACTCAAAATAATctccttaattttattttagaggATTCCCATTTCCCATCAATGGTTAAAAAAGCTGTCAGGAATGCTTTTCAGAAAGCCGATAATACGTTAGCAGATACGAAGTCTCTCGATAGTTCCTCTGGAACAACTGCTCTGATTGCACTTATTTTAGGAAGGTAAGATATTGATCTGCTTTTGTGTAGTTCAGTCCTAAGTTCCAATTCTTCATGTCAGAAGGGGGCAACAAGTACTGAAACCATCACTGTccctaattatattaatttatgaaTCTCTTGAAGTATTGTCTGTGTTTTGATCAAATAGTGGTAGAATCCCTTTGTACCAAAAAAATTGGAAGAGAAACTGATGATAGTCATCGTTTCTCCTCATATTGAACTAAATGCTGCTCATGTCTATATGTAGCCAAAAGATCAATTCACAGTACTTGTTTGGTGTTGTTTGCTTCATTAGCTTTGTAAGGCAAATGTCGATGGCTCATGTTAGTCCAGTTTTACTTTTGGCATTTGGGTTTTGCAACTTTTCCAAGGAATTCTCCAAATTTTACTCTGTTTAGTATACAGATGACAAGGCTTTTATTTGATTCGAAAAGAGTATTTTAAACATGCATAGGTCCTTATGTTGTTCAAAGTTCATGTCCGAGTAGATTGCATTACTGGTTTGAAATGTGCAAGTCTATCTCGTAAAAATGGTCTTCCTACTGATTTTGGCCTTCATACTACATTCCATATGGCATATCTTTCCCATTTTTAGTTCTGATTTTCACTTATGAAGGCACATTCTACTTACGTTACTATTTGTTATATcaatataaatagtatatacACACTTCCTTTTTGAAATGGCAACAACTCATTTATATGTTGCATCTTGTTGTAATACACAGGACCATGCTGATAGCTAATGCTGGGGACTCTCGAGCTGTACTAGGGAAGCGTGGAAGAGCAATTGAATTGTCAAAAGACCACAAACCAAACGCTACTTCCGAGAAGTTGAGAATTGAAAAACTAGGGGGCGTCATTTTTGATGGCTACCTCAATGGCCAACTGTCAGTTGCACGAGCTCTGGGTGACTGGCACATAAAAGGTGCCAAAGGTTCAAAGGGCCTGTTGATCTCTGACCCAGAGTTTGAAGAGGTAGTCCTGTCAGAAGAGGATGAATTCTT
The Solanum stenotomum isolate F172 chromosome 12, ASM1918654v1, whole genome shotgun sequence DNA segment above includes these coding regions:
- the LOC125849115 gene encoding probable protein phosphatase 2C 47, with the translated sequence MKEMMAPGTNMSPCNGEIENGFCKGNMSAIEENQEVSDGLSQPNAGKPPRNHPGMRHCISQASLGATSALEPNTVMLGLKSPSSDNCAYVPIFRSGSYSEMGPKQYMEDEHIRIDNLREQVDESKGLLSQGAYYGVFDGHGGTDAASFTQNNLLNFILEDSHFPSMVKKAVRNAFQKADNTLADTKSLDSSSGTTALIALILGRTMLIANAGDSRAVLGKRGRAIELSKDHKPNATSEKLRIEKLGGVIFDGYLNGQLSVARALGDWHIKGAKGSKGLLISDPEFEEVVLSEEDEFLIIGCDGLWDVMSSQYAITIVRKELMLHNDPEKCSKFLVKEALKRNCCDNLTVLVICFSPDPPPRIEIPKTTRRRSISAEGLDLLKGVLSDI